A single genomic interval of Alligator mississippiensis isolate rAllMis1 chromosome 15, rAllMis1, whole genome shotgun sequence harbors:
- the LOC102570719 gene encoding olfactory receptor 6F1-like, which produces MGQENKTVVTEFILLGFSTHSEVQLLLFLIFMVIYIFSLAGNCLIIGLTLSDPQLHTPMYFFLSNLSCLEVFYTSVTVPKMLSSFLSRRPSITVGGCIAQYYFFFSLGATECFLLAAMAYDRYLAICNPLQYSSLMNSRLCLNLPVACWVCGFLSPLLPTVMISKLPFCGPDHIDHFFCDAEPLFRLSCTDTYIQQVAGYTLTSVVILGSFTFTVASYIHIVVALIKMSSDKQWRKPFSTCASHLMVVSIYYGTIIFMYVRPGVNQSFNLGKVVSVFYTVVTPLINPMVYSLRNREMKKALRKAFSQKTLCMNFL; this is translated from the coding sequence ATGGGTCAAGAAAACAAGACTGTGGTGACTGAATTCATCTTACTAGGTTTCTCCACTCATTCAGAAGTGCAGCTTTTGCTCTTCCTGATCTTCATGGTCATTTACATCTTCTCTCTAGCTGGAAACTGTCTCATCATTGGATTGACTCTGTCTGATCCACAACTCCATACTCCTATGTACTTTTTCCTCAGCAACTTGTCATGCCTGGAGGTGTTCTATACCTCAGTCACTGTTCCAAAGATGCTCTCCAGTTTCCTGTCCAGGAGACCAAGCATTACTGTGGGTGGCTGCATTGCTCAGTattacttctttttttctctggggGCCACTGAGTGTTTCCTTTTGGCAGCCATGGCCTACGACCGGTATTTGGCCATATGCAATCCACTGCAGTACAGCAGCCTCATGAACAGCAGGCTTTGCCTTAACTTGCCTGTTGCCTGCTGGGTCTGTggcttcctctctcccttgctgccCACAGTCATGATTTCTAAGCTGCCTTTCTGTGGCCCTGACCACATAGATCATTTCTTCTGTGATGCAGAGCCACTGTTCAGACTCTCATGCACAGACACTTACATTCAACAGGTAGCTGGATACACACTCACATCTGTTGTGATCCTGGGATCCTTCACCTTCACTGTAGCCTCTTACATTCACATTGTGGTTGCCCTTATCAAGATGTCTTCAGACAAACAATGGAGAAAGCCATTCTCCACCTGTGCCTCCCACCTCATGGTAGTTTCCATTTACTATGGCACCATTATCTTTATGTATGTTCGGCCAGGGGTGAACCAATCATTCAACCTAGGGAAAGTAGTGTCAGTGTTTTACACAGTGGTCACACCCCTGATAAACCCCATGGTCTATAGTCTTAGGAACAGAGAGATGAAAAAGGCCCTGAGAAAAGCCTTCTCACAGAAGACTCTCTGCATGAACTTCTTGTGA